The sequence ACTCCGACAACGACGCAGCGGGACCTTCGACTTCGATGAACACGCTGACGTCGTCGTTGCCGCAGTGGCCGCTGACACCGAGGTCGTCGGCGAGGCGGGCGACGAACGGGCGGAAGCCGACGCCCTGCACGACCCCGTGAACCGTGATGCGCGATCGTTCGACCGTCATCCTCGGATGATTCTCCGGTCGAGGTCCCGGGCGCAAGAGGCCTCCGTGGAGACGCCCGTGCGGAGCGGAAGGGCGCCGGTGATCAGCCCGGGCTACTCCTCTTCGGCGGCGCGAGCACCGGTGACGGTGTCGATCAACCCGTAGTCCCGCGCCTCGTCCGCGGAGAGGATTCGGTGTGCGCGCATGTCGTCGATCACGGTGTCGACGGGACGTCCACAGGAGTCGGCGATACGACTTTGCAGCCTGCGTAGTTGCCGCGAGTGGTGTTCGGTGGCAGTGGCGATGTCCGATGCCGCACCGGCACACGTGGTCCGCGGTTCGCGGAGGTGAAAGGTGGCATGAGGTGCTGCCGTCCGTCTCTCGGCGGGAGACAGGAGCGCGAGCGCCACGCTCGCGACGACGCCCTGGCAGTGGACGTGCAGCGGAACGCTCATCAGATCCAAGGTGTCGAGCAGAGCGGCGGCAGCGTCGACATCGGCATCGACGCTGCGCAGCCACACCTGGACCGCCCCGTCGTCGGATGCGTCGAGCAGGGCGAGTGACGCAGCAGCGCGGTTGGTGGCCTCGCTGTCGAGCCGGCCGGTCAACGTCACGATTCGTTGATCGAACAGGCGCTCGGTGAGCCAGTCGGAACTGGGAGCGGGGACCGACGTGACGTGCATCGGCGCGGGTGGCTGCCGCGGATCCGGTTGCCACGGTGTGTGGAACGGCGGGACGGGCGGCGGTGAGGGTGGTGGCCAGATCATGGTGATGACTCCCGTTGTGCAGAGATCGTCCAGTCGACAGTCCGGCCGACGGCCGCTGCATACCGTTCGAGCGTCGAGAGCCGAGGATCGATGTCACCGCGCTCGAGGCGGGCTATCGCGGACTGCGACGTGCCCATCTGTGCCGCGATGTCGGTCTGGGTCAGTCCGTGCTCGAGGCGGGTGGCGACCAATTCGTCCAGGAGCGCTCGACGCCGGCCGGACAGGTGTTCCAATCCGGGAAAGGCAGTGCGCCGAGGTTGGGTCGACATACCATCGATGATATCTCGAATTCGATATGCGGAGGGGTGCTCATGGCGAAAGTTCGTGCGGCCGTCGTCGGCGGCGGCATCATCGGTCTGGCGGTCGCCCGGGAACTTCTGCACCGGATCGACGGCCTGGAGTTGACGTTGTTCGAGAAGGAGACCCGTGTTGCGGCCCATCAGACCGGCCACAACAGCGGAGTCGTCCACGCCGGTCTCTATTACACTCCAGGCAGCCTCAAGGCCCGGCTGTGTCTGCGTGGTGTCACCCTGCTCCGGCAGTATGCACAGGAGAAGGGTGTGCGCTACGAGGAATGCGGCAAAGTGGTGATCGCCCACGATTCCAGTGAGATCGCTCGTATGAACGCCATTTTCGAGCGTGCCGTTTCCAACGGGGTGCCGGACGTCCGATTGCTCGACGGCGGCGCGATTCGGGACATCGAACCACACGCACGCGGCGTCGCCGCAATTCATTCCCCGAGAACTGCGATCATCGACTACGTCGCGGTGGCGGAGGCGCTCGCCGGAGACGTCGGCGCGGCCGGTGGGCGGGTACGACTCGGGACCGAAGTGGTGGGGCTGGAAAGCCGGGCGCGGGAGGCCGTGGTCACCACCTCCCGCGGGACCGAGTCGTTCGATCTGGTGGTCACCTGCGCCGGCTTGCACTCGGACCGCGTCGCGGTACTGTCCGGTGAGTCGCGATCACCGCGCGTTGTCCCGTTCTCCGGCGACTATTTCCTCTTGCAACCCGAACGTTCGTCGCTGGTGAAGGGACTGATCTATCCGGTGCCGGACCCTCGTTATCCGTTCCTCGGCGTGCATCTCACGAAACGGATCGACGGCCGGATCATGCTCGGCCCGAACGCTTTCCTTGCGCTCGGCCGGGAGGCATACACGCGGCGGGACTGGTCGGTGCGCGATACCGCGTCGGCGATCGGATTCCCGGGGTTCTGGCGGTTCGCCCGAGGGAACGTGGCGGCAGCCGTGCGTGAAGCCCGCACCGTCCTCAGTGCGGAGGCGTTCGTGCGGGAGGCGCAGAAGTACGTGCCCGATGTGTGTCGCGCGGACGTCACCCGTGGTCCCCGGGGGATACGGGCCCAGGCCATGAACGCCGACGGAAGCCTCGAGGACGACTTCGTCATCACCGGGGCGCACCGCGTCATTCACGTCCGGAACGCGCCCTCCCCGGGTGCGACGTCCTCGCTTGCCATCGCCGAATACGTCGTCGACGAGGCGCTCGCGCGCGCAACGGGGTGAGCGTGCCGGGGCGTCCGACCGTCACACCGCTGCAGTCGGAGGGTCAGCGGCATCGCAGCTGGAGCGTGAAGCCCTCGGGCATGAGGGTGAGCCGCTCGGCGATCTTCAACTGATAGTCCGGATCACCCACGATGTCGTAGCGGCGCAGAATGGTCCCCAGAACGAGCACGGCCTCGTGTACCGCGAATTGTCTTCCAATGCAGGCACGTTCGCCGGTGCCGAAAGGCTTGTACACGTGCGCGGGACGCGATCGGATGCGTTCGGGCAAGAAGTTGTCGGGGTCGAAGGCCTCGGGATCGTCCCCCCAAACGGGGTCGCGGTGCAGCGCGGGGATGAGGACGAGGACCCAGTCGCCGACCTTCATCGGATACTTGCCGACGAGGGTGGTGTCGACGGTGGCCTCCCGGCCGTAGGCGGGCGCCGTGGGCCACAGCCGCAGCGACTCGTCGAGCACTCGTCGCACATACCGCAGTTTGGCGATCTGCTCGAACTCCGGTGTCTCCTGGCCCCACACCTCGTCGACTTCGGCGCGGGCCTTCGCAAGCACCTCGGGGTGACGAGAGAGGTAGTAGAGGGCGAAAGAGAGTGCGCCGGAGGTTGTCTCGTGTCCCGCGACGAGGAAGGTGACCACCTGATGGCGGATGTTCAACTCGTCGATCTTGTCCGGGTGATCTTCCCGGGCCGCCCGCAACATCAGTTCGAGAAGGTCCTCAGGGCCCGTGTCGCCGCTGCCTCGGCGGGCCCGGATCACCTCGTCGACCACTTCGGCCAGATACTCCAGATTTCTCGCATTGCGGCGATCCGCCCGGCGCGTCAGGAGTCGCCCGAGCGCGGACGTCTTCACGAACGTCGTCCGCTGCGAATGGCTGAGAGCGCCGACCATTGCCTGCACGAACGGGTGCGGACGTGAACGCTCGAACGAGTCGAACGAGTAGCTGAAGCCCGTGCGGCCGATCGTCTCGAGGGTCAGCTTGGTCATGTCCGAAGACACGTCCACGGGTGTGCCGTCGGTGCGGCGGTCCCAGTACTCGGTCAACTCGCCGGCGACGTCGAGCATCGTACGGTGGTACGAGCGCATCGCCGACTTCGTGAAAGCCGGCGCGAGCAGGTTGTGTGCCTTGCTCCAATTGGGCTCGTGGTTGTAGGCGGTGAACAGCCCGTCTCCGCCCAACTCCCGTAACGAGGCGACGCCGGGAGCGAGGTGTTTGGCGAAACGGGACTCGTCCGATAGTTCCGCCACCATGTCGGCGCCCGAGGCGAACACGAAGCGGTTACCGAGGACGTCGCGTTCGAAGATGGGCCCGAGCGTCTTTCCGATCTCCATCGAATTCTGCAATGGAGTGCGGATGTTGATGCCGAGCACGTCACCGAGTACCGGTAGTCGCCAGCGCGGATGAGGAATGGCCGCGGTGTCGCGCTCGCGAAGTGATTCGACGCTCATATTGCCCCCGGTGTGTCGTGCACTACTGAATTGATGTCTAGTACGCAAGGTACGCCTTACTGAATCGGTGTCAAGTAGTAGCGTGAGTCAGCATGACCAGTGCCCGCCGCCGCCTCGACCCCGAACAGCGGCGGTCGCAGCTACTCGACATCGGCGCGCGTTTGTTCGCCGACCGGCCGTACGAGGACGTCTGGATCGAGGAGGTCGCCGAACTCGCCGAGGTGTCGCGTGGGTTGATGTATCACTACTTCCCGACGAAACGAGACTTTTTCGCGGCCATCGTCGAGCGCGAGTCCGAACGGCTCCTCGCGGCCACTGCCCCCGACCAGTCGTTACCCGTCGAAGAGCAGGTGGCGGCGGGCCTCGACGCGTATCTCGAGCATGTCGCCAGCCATCGGCACGGCGTGCGGGCGGTCAACTTCGGTGCCCTGTCGGCGGATGCCGACATCCGGGCCATCGTCGAGCGCGAACTCGACGCGCAGCAACGCCGGATCGTCGACGCCCTCGACCCACCGGCGGACGACCGTGAGCTCATCGGTGTCGCGGTGCGCGGCTGGATCGCCTTCGTCCGGGCCGTGTGTATGGATTGGCTCGATCATCCGTCGATCCGCGAATGCGAGCTTCGGGACCTCTGTCTGCGGTCGCTGACCGGGATGCTCGGTGGGTGGCCGGAATGAATCCCGTGATCATCGAGCGAGAATCGACTGTCGATGCACCCATGGACCGGGTCTGGGACCGGGTGGTGAGCCCCGACGGCATCAACGACGAGTTGCGGCCCTGGTTGACGATGAGTCTGCCCCGCGGCGCCGGGTCGATCACCATCGACACTGTTCCCGTGGGCGACCCCCTCGGCCGCGCCTGGCTCAAGCTGTTCGGCATTCTGCCCTTCGACTACGACGCCCTGACCATCGCCGAGCTCGATCGGGGACGACGGTTCCACGAGAAGTCGACGATGCTCAGCATGCGTCGTTGGGAGCACGAACGCACTCTGACTCCGTGCGAGGACGGCCGTACTCGGATTTCTGACCGGATCACGCTCGAACTTCGCACTCCGATGGCCGTGATGGCGCCCTTGATCGGTCGCGTGGTGCACGCCCTCTTCGGTCACCGGCACCGTCGCCTGCGGCGTCATTTCGACCGACCGATCACCAGTCGGTGAATCAGCCGTGCCGCGGTGCGTGCGGTGCGCTGGTCTATGTCGTAGACAGGATTGAGTTCGGCCACATCGCAGACGGCGAGTTTTCCACTGACGGAAACGGTGTCGCAGATGAACTGCACCGTCTCGACCGGAATGCCGAACGCGGCGGGCGCACTCACTCCCGGCGCGACTGCAGCGGGCAGAGCGTCGAGATCGATGGTCAGGTAGACGAGGTCCACGCCCGCCAGGAATTCGAGGACAAACGCGCGCAAAGCTGCCCGGTCGAACGAGTCGTCGTCCGACAGGTAGCGCACACCGAGTCGCCGGGCGGTGTCGAACAGCGCTGTCGTGTTACTCGGCTGGGCGATGCCGATCACCGAGTACTGCACTGCGGTTCCGGCGGCACGTTCGCGCTCGAGAATTTGCCGGAACGGCGTTCCCGACGTCGCCACCGGATCGGGGCGGAGATCGAAGTGCGCGTCCACGTTGAGGATTCCGATTCGGCGATCCGGGGTTCTCAGCGCGGACCGGGCCAGACCGAGGTACGTCCCGTAGGCCATTTCGTGCCCGCCGCCGAGGACGACCGGGAAGTGACCCGCGTCGATAACGGTGCCGACCGCCGCCGCGAGCGCCTCCTGCCCGGCCTCGAGCCGATCATCGACGACTGCGATGGTCCCGGCGTCGTACGCCCGAATCGGGTGGGGCAGCGCCATGGAGGAAAGTGCGGACCGCAACGCGTCCGGTCCGCCCGCCGCCCCCCGCCGCCCCTTGTTTCGTGCCACCCCTTCGTCACTCGCGAAACCGAGAAGCACGGTCGCCCCCGGTTCGGCTGCGGGATCGAACGGTGTGACCACTTGATGCCAGCGCAGGTGTTCCGAGGTGGAGCCGTCCACTCGCCCCGACCAGGTCGGCGGGGGAGTGGACACCGGGATCGGCACGTTCACGGCCGGGGCCGGGCGGCCGAGTAGGCGAGGACGCCACTGCGCCACACGTCGGTGATCAGGGGGACGCCCGGGCGATAGGCGAGATGAAGATGCGACGGTGCATCGAGGGCCAGGGCGTCGGCACGGGCGCCGGGACGCAACACCCCGACGTCGTCTCGTCGCAGTGCCCGCGCGCCCCCGGCTGTGGCAGCCCAGACGGCCTCGTCCGGTGTCATGTGCATGTCCCGCACGGCGAGGGCGATGCAGAACGGCAGGCTGGTGGTGTAGCTCGTCCCGGGATTGCAGTCCGCGCCGAGTGCCACTGTCACCCCGGCGTCGATCAGGGCGCGGGCGTCGGGGTACTTGTTCCGGGTCGAGAAGTCCGCTGCCGGAAGCAGAGTCGCCACCGTGGAACTTCCGGCCAGGGCGTCGAGGTCGGACTGCGTGGTGTAGCAGACATGGTCGACGGACGCGGCTCCCAGGTCCACTGCCAACTGGACACCCGGCCCCTGGCCGAGCTGATTTCCGTGTACCCGCGGGATCAGGCCTCTCGCCATCCCGGC comes from Rhodococcus oxybenzonivorans and encodes:
- a CDS encoding ATP-dependent Clp protease proteolytic subunit codes for the protein MHVTSVPAPSSDWLTERLFDQRIVTLTGRLDSEATNRAAASLALLDASDDGAVQVWLRSVDADVDAAAALLDTLDLMSVPLHVHCQGVVASVALALLSPAERRTAAPHATFHLREPRTTCAGAASDIATATEHHSRQLRRLQSRIADSCGRPVDTVIDDMRAHRILSADEARDYGLIDTVTGARAAEEE
- a CDS encoding helix-turn-helix domain-containing protein, whose translation is MSTQPRRTAFPGLEHLSGRRRALLDELVATRLEHGLTQTDIAAQMGTSQSAIARLERGDIDPRLSTLERYAAAVGRTVDWTISAQRESSP
- the lhgO gene encoding L-2-hydroxyglutarate oxidase, with the protein product MAKVRAAVVGGGIIGLAVARELLHRIDGLELTLFEKETRVAAHQTGHNSGVVHAGLYYTPGSLKARLCLRGVTLLRQYAQEKGVRYEECGKVVIAHDSSEIARMNAIFERAVSNGVPDVRLLDGGAIRDIEPHARGVAAIHSPRTAIIDYVAVAEALAGDVGAAGGRVRLGTEVVGLESRAREAVVTTSRGTESFDLVVTCAGLHSDRVAVLSGESRSPRVVPFSGDYFLLQPERSSLVKGLIYPVPDPRYPFLGVHLTKRIDGRIMLGPNAFLALGREAYTRRDWSVRDTASAIGFPGFWRFARGNVAAAVREARTVLSAEAFVREAQKYVPDVCRADVTRGPRGIRAQAMNADGSLEDDFVITGAHRVIHVRNAPSPGATSSLAIAEYVVDEALARATG
- a CDS encoding cytochrome P450, which translates into the protein MSVESLRERDTAAIPHPRWRLPVLGDVLGINIRTPLQNSMEIGKTLGPIFERDVLGNRFVFASGADMVAELSDESRFAKHLAPGVASLRELGGDGLFTAYNHEPNWSKAHNLLAPAFTKSAMRSYHRTMLDVAGELTEYWDRRTDGTPVDVSSDMTKLTLETIGRTGFSYSFDSFERSRPHPFVQAMVGALSHSQRTTFVKTSALGRLLTRRADRRNARNLEYLAEVVDEVIRARRGSGDTGPEDLLELMLRAAREDHPDKIDELNIRHQVVTFLVAGHETTSGALSFALYYLSRHPEVLAKARAEVDEVWGQETPEFEQIAKLRYVRRVLDESLRLWPTAPAYGREATVDTTLVGKYPMKVGDWVLVLIPALHRDPVWGDDPEAFDPDNFLPERIRSRPAHVYKPFGTGERACIGRQFAVHEAVLVLGTILRRYDIVGDPDYQLKIAERLTLMPEGFTLQLRCR
- a CDS encoding TetR/AcrR family transcriptional regulator, yielding MTSARRRLDPEQRRSQLLDIGARLFADRPYEDVWIEEVAELAEVSRGLMYHYFPTKRDFFAAIVERESERLLAATAPDQSLPVEEQVAAGLDAYLEHVASHRHGVRAVNFGALSADADIRAIVERELDAQQRRIVDALDPPADDRELIGVAVRGWIAFVRAVCMDWLDHPSIRECELRDLCLRSLTGMLGGWPE
- the hutG gene encoding formimidoylglutamase, whose amino-acid sequence is MPVSTPPPTWSGRVDGSTSEHLRWHQVVTPFDPAAEPGATVLLGFASDEGVARNKGRRGAAGGPDALRSALSSMALPHPIRAYDAGTIAVVDDRLEAGQEALAAAVGTVIDAGHFPVVLGGGHEMAYGTYLGLARSALRTPDRRIGILNVDAHFDLRPDPVATSGTPFRQILERERAAGTAVQYSVIGIAQPSNTTALFDTARRLGVRYLSDDDSFDRAALRAFVLEFLAGVDLVYLTIDLDALPAAVAPGVSAPAAFGIPVETVQFICDTVSVSGKLAVCDVAELNPVYDIDQRTARTAARLIHRLVIGRSK